atagatatatattttcaaaaatgaGGATAGGCTTGATAATTTTAAAAAGTCCCAGATCTAATAATGTGTCATTTCATTCATGCATTAAAGCCCTTAAAAATAATATgatataattaatttaaaaaaagagtaaGGTTTGGGTGCTCTGTGTCATTCAAGCAGTGCGTTTGTGTGATCATGGGCGCACACAGGCACTGGTCTTCCCGTTTCAGCTGACTGCTCTCCTTGATGCTACTCTCTTGTAGGACAACTGTGTAAGCATTCAggaaaaatacatcagtaaaactATAAAGGTTTGACGTAGAAGTGTGAGATACTGCAAAAAGCCTGTGACAGATAAGCCATATAATAGGGTTGCACGGTAATATCGGAACTTCATCAATATTAGCCGATATTGGCTTTGAAATAaaatatcggtatcggccaatatcagctttaaaatgaactttcAGAATCCGttaacatgctttttcttatttagcacaatgaatgaatattacatacactgaaaagcattctatttcatgtctcatctgctggtgggccatcatgataagagtatgcatgcataatatgatgttaattccactacagaggagacttgatgatcactaaaattaggtagggaaaaaaaGTGGTTATATAAATATTAGTATAGGTTATCAACCAAAAAAGTTGTTATATATTGGCATATTGGattaaaaaaatccagtattgtgcatccctacgaTATAAAGTTAGATCTTCTGCACtgtggggcccatagagcaagtgcactagAGATTTACTGCCACCAAGCATGGCCGAGCAGCTAACTTAATGCTGACTTCCGGTTTGGCTCCTCCCTAACTTGAATGGGTATAAACtgatttaatcttgcagctcttcAAGTCTTTCAAAAATGTTATCAGAATGAATAGATGAAATAGTTAAAGGAGTCATTTTTCAGGGGCTGTGACACTCAGAAAATATATCTATTGATGTCTCCTTCCCAAAGTAAGTCTATGGAAAAAAGTCTTTTGAGTTCCCATGGTAGCACTCGATGGATCCCATTGTAATGTCactttggccactatgtaaaattggcttcataGCCTGGCGCTGTTCCTGGGGACTTGCAAGGCTATTTCAAAAAGGCTGGGACACGCTCTTTGACCTCATGGGAGCTATGGGGTATAACACAAGCACAATGTAAGGGATAGTGTCCGCTCAGGTGCTCTTTTGGGTGCGCTATTTTAGCCCTCTTGGGTGCATTCGGCCTGACAGAACTTTTGGATATGCTCAAGGGGATGGTGGCTGATATACTGTAGAATGCTTTCATAAAGAAAGCatctgtttggtttttttgggtggggggggggcagaaTATTAAGGTTAACACCTATGGTGACTCAGCCTGCTCAATAAGAACCTGGTTGACTTCAACGTATATAACAGACAAAAAGGAAAACGTATTTGCTTTGAATTCATCAAATGCTTTCTAAAATAgagccagcagagggcagcaggtAGCCACCCTCGTGTCTTGATTGCTATGGTTACTGAGCGCCGCAACATTATGGGTAGCTGTTCAGTTTTccaaaataagaagaagaacTTCCGAACAGAAGTTTCATATTAACACACTATATGTTTTCAGGTAATTCAACAGAAagcttaataataataaataacagtaataaacctttaattacattctaatataataataatcagtGTTTTAGAATAATTTACACAACGTTTCAGCGGCAGCAGTCAAACGTGttcagtaaaaacaataaaaaaaaaaggtgatcttttttcctcttaaaCAAATTgcgcttttattctgaagtacAACtcacttccggttatatagcaAATTGTTGTTAGCTTGATGTTACACTCCGGAGGATCAGAGGAAGTGCCGTTGTTGTCAGCAATGTCTGCTTCTCTTACTGAAGAAACGGAATTACTTGAGAAACACGAAGAAATGTGAGTCTGTTATCTCTAATATAAACTAGTATTGATCCGGTTTGATCGCTAACATTGCCAGTAGGGTCTGTGGTTCCTCCATGACGAGTGCGACTCCCCTGTCCACCCAGTTAGCCAGCTCAGAGACTAGaagttcatttttaattttgctcCGTGTTTTGTTACTGTCAGGGGATGCGTTTCATGTTTCGCTGTGAGCTCCGACAGATGTAAACAGATATACGGTTGTATTCCCGCAGAAGACGTGTCGTGGGTTTATTGAAATCAGACCATGAAAGACATTCATGACcagcaggggcgtaaatatagataGTACAGGCAGCGCGGCTGGCCCATAGGGTTTGCAGGGGGGGCCttagggagagagagagcccTCCAATAAGGTGACAGGCAGAGAGTGGGCCCTTGGTGAGTGATTCAGACTGCCATCTCAGAAATATGCccatgttcaaagaagaactctaAAATTGTGCCATCTGCTATATATGCCTTCAAAAAGACAAACCAATCTCCATCTAGGGTTGCAATGGTATACTGGTTTCAAGATATACCATGATAATAAAATAGACGCTTATCATACCATACACGTGCTTATCTATGATATTGGgtggaaaaaatgcaactgggCAGAAAGTCTTAACtttgttttagttattttcaaaggagagactttttacacatacttcattaaaatggtttcaagtttcacatagagtaataaaacatttatttacatttgtttgttgAATTCCTTTAAGGGtaattctgactgataataacaattctgtaataccatgataccGTTAAACtgcgatattttctgagaccattatttttctgtgaaaatctcataccgttgcaaccGTGTCGACATCATGTTCTtcttgattttttattttttttgtacatcAGTCAGTAATCTATAGGAAAATTATGTTTATTCTaccttaaaggggcaataagcgaaatcgtttcaccacTAGGTTTGCTATtatgcactgcctgtagagcaaaacaaagtgtgtcatgagccactcctccctccacctctgctTGGCAAGTGAATTATTAATGAGACTGCAAGAAAGACTTTCAGTAGCAATAATTTTGCCAATTATTGTCTTGATCAAAAAAACATTCTGAActgagaagctggaatcaggGAATGGCAGGTTTGCTTGAAAATATAAGTGATTACTCAGTTATTAAAAGTATTTCTGATCAGTTGTTATCAAATTGATCAACTGAACTGCTTCAGCTTCACTGCACTAAGGTGTACAGGATTGTATGAAAGTAAGTTTAGACTGTTACAGCATGAGGGGTGCTTCTTCAGACTAAAAGGATTTACTGTCTGTGCATCAGATAGCTGAATTTGGAAAAATACTGTTTCTCATGTCCCCTTTGGCAATCCTTAGATTTTCTCTCAATACCAATTCTTCAGTTCAGATTTCTTTCTTGGCATAAACGATGAATATAACTTTGTCATTTAATTTGATATTATTGTTTAATGTGCTCATTTCATTTTGtcaattgaattaaattaaagcaCCGTGTTTAATCTTAACACTGGCAGAGGTGCTTGTGCTGTAAGAGAAACACCGAGCAGTCAGTGTAAACTGAACCTGTGTTCATATTCAGAGTTATCCCTCTGACAGTTACTTTCACACTATGACATCAGTTTAGGAaggagagcagagctgctggagCAGATGGAGAGTTGCAGAGAGCAGCTGAAGATGCAAAGGAAGCAGCAGGTGAAAGATTCTGAGGCCGCTCACCACAGGAACGCCACACTGCTGCAGGTAGGAAGGGCTGTAAAGTACATACTCCGAAGGAGCCATAATATCCACCTGCACAGCTGTTGTCACTTAGTTTGATAAAACTGTCCTGTGTGGGCATGTACAGAGTGTGCTTGAATGACGTATCAACTAAATCGGAGGACCAAGAGATTAAAGcataaagattaaagagtgtGTAGAGAACTGTGTCTGCTTTCTGTTACTGCAGGATTTACGGAAGGTAGAGGATCGTCTCAGAGGAAGACAGCTGCCGAGCCCAAATCTCCTGGCTCTGGAGGTAACAAGTGTGCAATAGTGTGATGTTTCTGACAGTGTCTTGCATCACAAGTTCACATTTCAGGTCAATCTTGCTGCTAATCTGTAAACTGTTGATACAGTAGCCCCCAGTGATTTAGATAAGCAATATTGATATGGCAAGGAAGGAGAAGGTTCTAAATGTAACTTATAGGACTGTCCTCTtaaattgattaattaaattaatcttAATTTATATTAAGATTGTTCATTTGATTCATTAATTTTCCAATCATGGCAATAATGAATGTGAAAGCTCATGGCAAGGtttggaaaatgttttcttttcaaaataaagttccaTGTATAGATATATTATTTTCCTAAGAGATAAATTTTACAGACCAGTGCTGCTTTTGCCTGTTTTAAAGCCGACATGTAACTGATCTTGGAGTAGTAGGAAGTAGGGGTGTAATGATACATcgatctggatcgatatatcgATTCAGTGATCAGCAATCCAatatcatcaatgcaaagtgaaaacatcaatccatAACGTCTTCTTTAggatatgcttttattttgaaagtctgtgtcaccatcaaaGGCAGacggcaagcagccaagagaaagacgatgaggataaCGTTTATTTATtctggaataaatcagcagtgtggaaatgtTATAATTTCTGAGAAAGTAcgggtcaacagacagagcacatgccCTACATAAACAATGCCATTATAAGATAAAACACGACATAACGTTAGCTGCTTGGATGGCATCTCATTCAGCTAACTCctctacagcaacattagctgctctgttttaatGAGGTTGGgctgaaaaaaacatgcatgcagaCTGAAAGTCAACTTTGATGTTCTGTCGGGAGACACACTGACATTAACCAAAGGTGagcaagaaaaataataagGTTACATGTAATTCATTAAGGAATGAGTAGAGGGGAAAAAGTCCACTAGCCgtttaatttatgcaatgtgAACATGCATTAGCTAATAATAAATgactggcaaaaaaaacaacagttttgacTGAACTTGATGGTTATTAGTTAGTTTAATTTTACACTTCTGTCAAATGATCTAGTTGTTATTATATGTTGTATGGCTGTTGGTAGAAGTTTTCCTTCAGGGCTGTAAGCCTGATAACCCTGAAGTTTTaggaaaaagatgatggtttgggttcaaatgaaaatatttcttcCAGAAAGGGCTCTCTGGCAGAAAGCCCGGAAGGTTAACTAATGCCATGTGCTGTTGTATGTGTGTTAGTagagtcagtttaaagtaaaatttgttacatttattatttacgtattgtttttatctttatcttttattgCCATTACTTTTCTATTAGACAGTCCAATAGAAAACAATGCCGTCACACTGATTTAGTCACGTCACATCCAGTTAGGATACAGTGTATGCAGATTCTCAATTTCATTTTATCAAGTTATGTTATCGTTCGGTGATGATACAGttgaaaactgaaaaattcAACTACAACCACAAGAGGTCCTTGAACATATTTATAAATGTTCACAAAAGTATTGGGCTGATGGGTCCAGCAGTATGCGAAATTGGCTGTGGACAGATACACCGGTAAGCAAGCAAACAACCAAACTACCAGATGCATGCTCCCCTCCAGGTTTATACCTGGCAGAGGTAACAATAAGTGAATAGATATTCCTGAAAAAGAACATCTTTTATAGCTTTGCACATCCATGCAGTCCACAACCACTTATCCCATCAGGGTTGGTGCcggtcccagctgacattgggaaGGTGGCGGCATACACCCTTGAGAGGTTACAGAGActgtcacagagctgacacacagagacagagggacccAAGCCAAGGCGACAGTGCAaatcactgcaccactgtaCCGCCCCAGCTTTGTACATTAAAGTAGTCAAAGTTGTTTTCCAATCTAGAGGATGACACTTGAATATACCATTCCTTGTGGTAGATCTTCGAAATCCTCACTTGACTTGAACTTGAGTCAGACCTGATTGAGTCAGGTGCAGTGATGCAGAGTTGTGGGCCCTAACGCTGAGATTTATGTTGTTTCTCTGTTCTAGACAAGATATTGGGCGTCTGTGGAAGAGTCTATCCCAGCCTGGGAGCACTTCCTCCTGGGTAAAGGCCCACCCCCTACTCATGGTCCAGGACAGCCACCCAGGAGAGCCAAACAGAAACCCAGCACAGCTAAAGACCAGGGCCTGCCTCCTCGCCCAAAAGCCCGGACTGCTCGATAGGTGGGCGGTGATGCTGACAGTGCCACTGTAGCTTGAAAGACAGCTTTGATGGTCACATGATGCAGATGATCAAAGGCCTGTTGATTCTCTAAGTTAGATCCTTCTCCATGACCAGGGTTGGAGACTTTCGGTGAACGAGCATTTCGAACTGGAAACAAAATTGTTTCAGGGACACAGACATTTAATGTTCTTGAACTGGCTCATcgaagagggaaggagggagggaggaggggaaaaaaggaagacagagaaaGGGAGCGAGAAGTAAAAAGTGTAAGTGCTGGGGGGAACCAGAGAGATGTAAAGTGCATATGGACTGACTGAGAGGTGAAATTTAACTATTTATAATTAAcatattatttgtattattatttgctGTAATTCAGTGTAATGCTGTGGGTTATCAGTAAAGTGTATGAACTGCACTCCAGGCTGGCAACTCTGCTAGCAGTGTCCAGACTGTCTCATAGAAATGGATCAAATTTGTCCCCTGAATGAGAGGGGTATCAGAAACACATGTCTATGCACTCCACTAAATCCACTTTCATCTAATATTTTTACAGCCAATACCTGCTGATGGTTTCGGGCAGGCTACTTAAGAAATGTACTGAGCTAAGCAACCAGCTACTCTACATCAGAATACATAGTGTGTCTCAGATTGCGTACTTAAGTACTAAACACTTAATATTTGGGTGCACAAGTGTGCTACATGTGTTTACGCTGCATAGTACGGGAAAATGCACTGTGCCACTGGCACACTCGAAACGGTCCCTCAACGGTAGCTGTCTTTGTAACGTAGCAGAGGCTATACGTGTTCTACATGTTTTTTGCCTTGCCAGCTAGCCAATTTGCTACTAGCTATGGTGGAACATTTTAATCAGCATTGACATTGTGGTGTAAGTTTGGTTTATGTTGGGCGGAGATTAGTGGTCAAATGTTGGCAATAATACTCCACTGTCTGTTTGCAATTCACCATTTAAAaggaagatgaagaaaaagaggtgataaaaaaaaaaaagccgtctTCACATCCAGTAAGTGCAAAACGGCGGCACGCGATTTTAAACAGCAGTGCCCTTTTGAAATTAGTGCAACAGAAGGGTACGTAGTGTACATAGTGGACTACATTGACGACCAACAAAAGTATGTTTCACTACATTGAAGCTATCTCCAGGGAAACTACAAGAAAATGTCAAAAGTAGCTCACTACTTGcaaagttacttttttttttataaaataacagacttaaatgaaagctgtcttctttttgtattttctttggaagactttgtgacatttgaacatgtctTCCAAAAATATGACGTCATCAGTTGGcctgttgctctctctctctttctctctcctcttcctatTTAATGCATGTCTCTGTCTTGGCCTGCCTCAGTAGGCTATCTGGCTATGTCAataattcaaaaacagaattccacaatatatttttcactcaataaaaccataataaataaaagacagttatataaacaataaaaataacagacctaaacttttttttgtccacttacttaatatatacagtctatgggcaaGACAAGTGAGCGACGCATTAAGTCGGGCGGTTCGTGCCAAGAAAAGCCAATTAACGAGCAGAAAAAACTGAAGGATTAGCATATGATGTGGAAGTGTTTCCCTCGTCTACATCCCTCAGTGTGGCGCTGGCATCAGTCACATTACTTATCCTCATTTTTATTATCCTTACTTTTGTCCAgacctctgcagaaaaaaaatctgctgcacTTCAGAGCTTTTCCTGGGAAGAAGAGCATGTAACTTGTAGACACTACTGCATCTCCTTGGTCAATTAATCAGCTTTGCTACTAAAAAGTTACttgactcagaaagtagtgacGTTAGAGAGAGAAATACTGAGAAATGCAGTTACATTAGTAATATCGCTACTTGTAGTGACACTACTGCCCACACTGCTGATGGCCAATCTACATTTCACTGCTCACAGAGGAGCGATGACCCACATGCTTGCAACTATTAACAGTTTAGATCACCATTAGAGTTTTAAAACAGAATATGTTGCTGCTTGTAATGATCATAGCAGTAGGGGATCTGTTTATTACTAACAGGGGGACGGCCCCAGATtgataatacaaaatattttaatatctcTGGCCTCAGCTGGGATGAGAGTGGGTAAGTTTGCTCAGAGATGCCCTGTGCTTTGTTCGGAATCAGAATATAGTATGAGTTTTGAGAAGAATGAACATTCAAGAGTCTGTCCATTCTTGATTAAAAGCTCTGTTTTTACTGTCCACTTTTGTCTCTTGCAAGTCTTGCAACTGGCAATTACCGTACTATACAAAGGGAGAAAGTCCCTGTAGAGTAGGCGGTATCACCCCTGTTGAATCGCTTGTCAgaatgcacagatttgattggctgagtAGCATCACATGAGATGACTCTGAGGGATGGTGCCCCCTCGCCCCTCCTCAAATTGCCTACTGATTGTAGTTTTGCACTCACATGcacctgttttttatttatttcatttattgttcTTTATAACGAAATGATCATCATAGATAAttctttgcatttatttatgtaactCATTTTATCCCTTTTCCTATTTTGTTTGTATTGAGACCAAAATGATGATTCTATGACGCTAATGTTGTGGGAGCAGTAACCGTGTCCATCCTGACAGTAGACGATCAATGTGCTGTTGCTTTACTGAAAATATCTGTCAGTGTTTGTAGTGTTATTTCAGAACCACTAGAGGGAGCCagtgtcaaagaaaaaaaagctctcTATGAGTAAAGCTAAACCCTTGCTGAGGAAATTACCTCACAGCTTGTTTGCAACAATACATGATTTAAACTCATATTTACAGAACACACGCTCCCTTTGTCTCTCATTATGACTGACAGTATcatgttcagttcagtttatcaTCCTTATGAAACTACCTTAACAACACCGAAATAACCTTATAATTATAGTGTCAGCATTTGAAAATGGGTCAACTAATCCATTTGTCAAAGGAGGCTTTTCATCACATTATCACTGCTGATTTTCATCCGCTAAAATTCCTTTAATGTTGTTGGACAGCCAGGACTCAACTAGTATTCATTGTACGGAAAAGAAGTAAAAATTCCAAAGTGCTTGTGAGTTCTAATAAGTATAACGAAGGATTCTCTTGAGTAGGGAACACAAAAGTCCAAAAAAGGTGGGGGAGAAGGCTGTTTGTGCTGTTATGCAGGGGGTgtgatgtgttttctttgtttctagTATTTTGCTATGACATAGCCATCTGATTAAAGGCTTTTTAAGGTTTTGACAGAAGACTGCCTTGGAAAATTTGATGTAGCTTTGGTGCGTTATTTGTCCCCCTTTCCAACAAGATAGTTTAAAATGGTTGGTACCGGTGGATGGCCTAGTTTGATATGATACCAGTGTAGTCACTGTAACTTTGAAACTCAGCCCGATGTAGCAGGTTTTATTCACTAATATTAGTCTGCCTCACTTCTCACCATCAGCTCCACCTGTCATACCTGCTGCTTCCTCACAATTTTTTGCCAGACATTTGTCCATTGCCTCTCTGCACCTTTCATTGTCTTGTTCTCTCTGTACCCTTGCTTCTCTTTTTTTAGAAGCTCCTGATTTTTAGTGAGGCATTCTGACTTTGCTCGTCAGGCTGCAGTCCATATCTGCAGGGGGGTGGGAGTTGGACTTTGAGTCTATTCTCAAgactgtttttttgtaaacGTGTTACGTTGTTAAGATACATTTAGTACTGGAGACATTAAACAGTGATGCACTGATGAAGGTCTGCTGATttggttgaattttttttttaatctgtgaaCCATTATTAACATTCAAAATAAATAGGgttttgaaataaatatgttgATATCAAGATCACGCTCAGGTATTGCACTGGTAAATTCTTCAGGATCTGTGGCCCTCCAGCTTTATGAGCTGCCTTCTAAAGTGTTTTGGAGGTCTTGGCTTTGTCAGCTATTTGCAAAATGATCCTACGCAGTATGACTGCTTCCATGGGAGTCAAATAACAACACATCCCACATTATATGATGCAGCTGTTAGAACTGAAGTTGTGTGTGGACGTACAGAAAAGAGACACGGGCCGCAACGACAGGAGTAATGAGAGGAACGTCCCACCCATTTGTCACCAGTGCAAAAAGAGCCAGGGCACCTGCTTCTTCACTGCCAGGGTGGATCAAGACCCACCCACCCCTTCACTTttacccccccctcccccacaaCCCCcccatttctctttctctctctttaaccCCTAATTGTCCGTGATCAGACCTGCGCTGGGCTGACGCGGAGTGGCGGCTTGACAAATGCAATCATCCGGACAGCCGGGGTTGAAGTGGCTGGTGGTTGGCAGCTGCCCTGGCTCCTCAGCTGGGGCCCCAGTGCAGCAGGCCCTCAGGGGTCAACTAGCCACCGGCCACTACTGACTGACTGGACCAGTCTGGACTGGTAGGGGCTGGGTGGTGGGGTGCTGGTTTAGTGAAGAGGGGGCAAGTGCTATGAGGTCAAGGCCAGGATCAAGGAACGTAGGGGGTGGGGGAGGTATCAGGGCCATGTGTCCAATCACGGGTGACAGGTTTGGTCAGTGGGAGTGTGCAGGGTGGGGGGGGTGATGAAGATGCAATGTAGCAAATTATCTAAAAGGGTTTTGAAGAGCACGATCTGGAGCCCTTCCAAATGACTAGCCCTGCATTATGTATTCTAATGGCCGAGGCCTCGGGGTGCTAGAGCCCAGTCGACGCTGTTGTCAGTGACCAGACCTTGTTTCATCCTGCCAGCCACCGACGCTGACAATGACCCCTCAGACAGCAGCCCGGCTCTCCTCCAGCCCTCCTCCGTCTCTGGTGGCGTGGCATAAACTGGAGCCATATGATTATGCAATGTGGTTCGGCTATTGAGAGCCCACTGAGAGCCCTGACAGATAATTGGCTGAGCCCAAAGCCGTGCAAATGGTTAAGTGTCGACTCCAGTTGATTGGATAATGGGTAATTGCACGCTGCATTTCATTCAGTGATATGCTGCGGGTGTAGCAGGGGCAAGTGAAGGGGAGGGAAAGAATGGAGGAGGGAAAATATTTTGGCGTGCTGCGTTTTTGCAGCCTGTTATTTCACACTTTGAGtctgttgcatttgtttggaTCTCGAGCTCGGAGAGATCACAGATTTGTATCAACTACTGATGCAATTTAAATTGCAAATGATTGTTGAAATTTATTGTTGAAGagttacacatttttattttctctctcagttTCCGAATTCAGATGCCACTGATCAGAGTGGCTGCTGAATGTTATGCCTGGTGGTGCTGTTTGAGGCTTTCCTCTGACCCTGTGCAAGCTCATAAGTCTGTCCCTTGATCATGGGATGTCACCTCTACTTAAGAGCCCAGGCTGCCAGCTCTTTGTCTTTTCCGTCACAGAGGCCTTGACTGTTGTCATGTTGCTGTACATTAAATAGAAGGCTTCATGTTGTACACTAAGAGGAAGCAACACTGGCCTTAAGGTAGCCTGGCTTGGCTCCCTGTGGACTGCACAGGCATGAGTGTAACATTCCCTCTCCAACAGCCCCTCACTTCACTCGTGTCACTGTAATCGCATACCTCTTGGCTCTCCTGTAGCCCCTTCCAACAGAAAAGGCTTTCTGGAGCTAATGTGAGAATCCTTCCCTGGCTGGTCTTGAATATACTTGAGCTGCATTATTGCTCTTAGAGcagctggggggggggggcagtgtGCTTGCTGAATTCCACTTCAGTCACTGTATCGATTGTGCTTCCACGGATGTCGCCTGGTGAAGTCCGAATGTGCGGTGCTATTCATATCGACTGACGGATTAAGTGGGCAGCTGAAAGGACACGTAtgaattttgtgtttgtgtacttgCGCCTTTTGTTGATATTGATTCTGCCTTGGCATGGATCCACGCATGGCACCAGCGTGTTGTGTTTGATTCTTAATGAAGGCCTTTATCACGCTCTAATCAGTTTACTATCTCACACACCAGTCAAAGCAAACACTTAAATTGGTTTACTTAAGAAAAAGCACATGGGTAATCTCACTCTGTCTGATTGGgtttcactgtaaaaaaaaaaaaaaaacaagaaaagaaatgtaAGGCAGAGAGGAACATTTTATCACACTTGTGCCTGGTTGGCCTAATACATCACCCTGACTTCGGTCCCACAATAGGCTAAATTAAAGAAGATACAATGGACCCAAGCATATTatctccctccttctttctctctctctgtccgaGTGAGTATGACTGTatacgtctgtgtgtgtattgtgggTCTCACAGAACTTAACTGTAATGGGCACAGATTCTTAACATCGCATTACATTGTGATGGATACGAAATGCATTAAAAGTTACGAAAAACAGATTACAGAAAGTACTGAAACAATGCTAATACACAGTCACTGAGGATCTTTTGTAGTGGTGGACACACACAAGAGCAAAAAACTCAGCGTAGTgtgggtgggtcaaacaaacatggacattCAACCAGGTTGAATGTTGTTGCatcacgttctcatcccaacttgtcaaataccacctTGTCGGTGAACCGAAATGGCAAAATTTGATGTGCCAGGTACCCTTCTGCATCTGTTCTTTACTTTCTGGGATGGCGTATCAGTTTaagcttgttacatgcattgagtctttttcaaaatacaattaCAACACCTGGTTTTTACGTTTATTACCTTAActttaggtaacaaaagcacatggttagttctgaaaaaaaaaccatcatggCTGCATTATAGAAGGGGGTACTACCATGTTCAGTGTGTATACACCTGCAACATCCCATTTTGCTTTTGCGTCCTACAGCTGCTAGAAAGCAGCAGGAATAAGGAGCTGgccttcagtttgttttttacctcATCCCggtgatcagcacatctgggtgatgttagtatatgttggatatgttttcattcacatcTCCTAAAACTGCAGAGAAACGCCTACACACCGTCCTGTTCGC
This region of Epinephelus fuscoguttatus linkage group LG1, E.fuscoguttatus.final_Chr_v1 genomic DNA includes:
- the lg1h3orf14 gene encoding uncharacterized protein C3orf14 homolog, with amino-acid sequence MLHSGGSEEVPLLSAMSASLTEETELLEKHEEILGRRAELLEQMESCREQLKMQRKQQVKDSEAAHHRNATLLQDLRKVEDRLRGRQLPSPNLLALETRYWASVEESIPAWEHFLLGKGPPPTHGPGQPPRRAKQKPSTAKDQGLPPRPKARTAR